A DNA window from Bacteroides cellulosilyticus contains the following coding sequences:
- a CDS encoding retron St85 family RNA-directed DNA polymerase gives MNGILIAVFIVTCLLVYKIISSSRKQEGYKRWKAGNRDNTEHTANAGTTRKGWFSQLFKTSAPRISPWFKEEAISQCANLLGVEEMKLKEILKDVSAHYREFWIGKRRGGYRMISAPDHELKPVQDAINHRILSFVNVHPAATGFRSRMSIADNVRPHLGKRCVLKTDIHDFFSSIRSPRVRNTFEAMGYPPDIAKVLGTLCCLHRCLPQGASTSPALSNIISYEMDKKLSALAAEYGLTYTRYADDLTFSGNVFPREQILSQVKQIVREEQFELNHKKTRFLKEHSRKIITGVSISSGVKLTIPKARKREIRKNVHYILTKGLAEHQRRIGSHDPAYLKRLIGTLCYWRSIEPDNVYVSDSIAALKRLGKSY, from the coding sequence ATGAATGGAATTCTGATAGCTGTATTTATTGTTACCTGCTTATTGGTCTACAAAATTATTTCTTCGAGTCGTAAACAGGAAGGATACAAAAGGTGGAAAGCAGGAAACCGCGACAACACGGAGCATACTGCCAATGCCGGAACCACCCGTAAGGGATGGTTTAGCCAGCTTTTTAAAACTTCTGCTCCGCGAATCTCTCCCTGGTTTAAAGAAGAAGCCATCTCTCAGTGTGCAAACTTGTTGGGAGTGGAAGAAATGAAGTTGAAAGAAATATTGAAGGATGTTTCTGCCCACTACCGGGAGTTCTGGATAGGTAAACGGAGGGGAGGTTACCGCATGATTTCTGCTCCGGACCACGAACTGAAGCCTGTTCAGGACGCTATTAATCACCGAATCTTATCCTTTGTAAATGTTCATCCGGCAGCTACCGGCTTTCGGTCCAGGATGTCTATAGCCGATAATGTCCGCCCGCATTTGGGAAAGCGGTGTGTGCTGAAAACTGATATTCATGATTTCTTTAGTTCCATACGCAGTCCTCGTGTGAGGAATACATTTGAGGCAATGGGGTATCCGCCTGATATTGCGAAGGTGCTGGGAACTTTATGCTGCTTACATCGTTGTTTGCCTCAGGGGGCATCTACAAGTCCGGCATTGAGCAATATAATCTCTTATGAGATGGATAAAAAGTTGTCTGCACTGGCTGCCGAATATGGTCTGACTTATACCCGGTATGCCGATGACCTTACTTTTTCGGGGAATGTTTTCCCGAGAGAACAGATTCTGTCTCAGGTCAAACAGATTGTCCGGGAAGAGCAGTTTGAATTGAATCATAAGAAAACCCGTTTCCTGAAGGAGCACAGTCGGAAGATTATCACAGGAGTTTCCATCAGTTCCGGTGTGAAGCTGACTATTCCTAAAGCCCGGAAAAGGGAAATACGCAAGAATGTGCATTATATTTTGACGAAAGGTTTGGCAGAACACCAGCGCCGGATAGGTTCTCACGATCCGGCTTATCTGAAACGGCTGATAGGGACACTTTGCTATTGGCGGTCAATAGAACCGGATAATGTGTATGTGTCCGATTCTATCGCAGCCTTGAAGCGCTTAGGGAAAAGTTATTGA
- a CDS encoding SecDF P1 head subdomain-containing protein, translated as MKTFTVLLVTASLALTSLGGSFEPYRPNGWYYITSGTQDSLSAEPIVTTKDFVSIRLDSFMSERTGEMAYQIMGRVNDQSIKIWADATEQSIGKHIGFVCNNKVVCNPLVNARIESGNFAISGEGPEFKAMYRQIQEDIKNEEIASEHKKAWEEARKLRASITDTTFLKTKRPMSDDAIGPYNYHTGLNEDRAYNQTVYLIAVDRAKKFLSVENDQLVLNLKSGAEINIAEDLFQYITGLFDDWNKWVKEGKFKIIKTKEGYYDIEPTPQKRNNQ; from the coding sequence ATGAAAACGTTCACTGTTTTATTAGTAACTGCGTCTTTAGCGTTAACTTCACTGGGAGGGAGTTTTGAACCATACCGCCCCAACGGCTGGTACTACATCACAAGCGGCACACAAGACAGCCTTTCGGCAGAGCCCATCGTAACAACCAAAGATTTTGTTTCTATAAGGCTTGACTCTTTTATGAGTGAGCGAACAGGTGAAATGGCCTATCAGATTATGGGTAGAGTGAACGACCAGTCCATTAAGATATGGGCAGACGCTACCGAACAGTCGATAGGCAAGCATATCGGTTTTGTATGCAACAACAAGGTAGTATGTAATCCCTTGGTGAACGCTCGCATCGAAAGCGGTAATTTTGCGATTTCAGGTGAAGGGCCTGAGTTCAAAGCCATGTACAGGCAAATTCAAGAGGACATCAAAAACGAAGAGATTGCTTCGGAACATAAGAAAGCATGGGAAGAGGCCCGCAAGTTACGGGCTTCCATCACCGACACCACCTTCTTGAAAACCAAGCGTCCGATGTCTGACGATGCAATCGGCCCCTACAACTACCACACAGGATTGAACGAAGACCGTGCATACAACCAGACGGTTTATCTAATTGCGGTAGACAGAGCTAAAAAGTTCCTTTCCGTTGAAAACGACCAATTAGTATTGAACCTGAAGTCGGGTGCGGAAATCAATATTGCGGAAGACCTGTTCCAGTATATCACCGGACTATTCGATGATTGGAATAAATGGGTTAAAGAGGGAAAATTCAAGATTATAAAAACAAAAGAGGGATACTACGATATAGAACCGACACCTCAGAAACGCAACAATCAATAA
- the def gene encoding peptide deformylase, with protein MIKPITVYGNSVLRKECEDIEQSYPNIQEIIETMWQTLRDADGCGLAAPQINLPIKLFIVNSRDTYTYMSAKEREHFFVEEDCGIEETFINAEIIAYSEKVWTAGEGCLSIPDLYEEVTRPWSITIKYQNSEFKEQNRTYHGYTARIIQHEFEHTQGKLYIDHLSPLRRQLIKNKLVRIIKENRRK; from the coding sequence ATGATTAAACCGATAACCGTCTACGGCAACTCCGTATTAAGAAAAGAATGTGAAGACATAGAACAGAGTTATCCCAATATCCAGGAAATTATAGAAACCATGTGGCAGACGCTGAGAGATGCGGACGGCTGCGGATTAGCCGCACCACAAATCAATCTTCCCATCAAGCTGTTCATAGTAAACAGCAGAGATACCTATACATATATGTCCGCTAAGGAAAGAGAACACTTCTTTGTGGAAGAGGATTGCGGAATAGAGGAAACATTCATCAATGCAGAAATAATAGCTTATAGCGAGAAAGTATGGACTGCAGGGGAAGGTTGCCTGAGTATTCCCGACCTTTACGAAGAAGTTACACGCCCCTGGTCAATAACGATAAAGTATCAGAATAGTGAATTTAAAGAACAAAACAGGACTTATCACGGATATACCGCGCGGATCATTCAGCATGAGTTTGAGCATACACAAGGAAAATTGTACATAGATCATTTGTCTCCGCTGAGAAGACAGCTCATAAAGAATAAGTTAGTGCGGATTATTAAAGAAAACAGAAGAAAGTAA